Genomic segment of Deltaproteobacteria bacterium:
CATGATCTTTCAGGAGCCCATGGCATCGCTCAATCCCGTCATCAAGGTGGGAGACCAAGTTGCCGAGGTGATCCAGCTCCACCAGCACCTATCCAAGAGGGACGCCCTCGAAAAAACCGTCCAGATGTTTCGCCTCGTGGGTATTCCGGCACCTGAAGCCCGATTGAAGAACTATCCCCACCAGATGAGCGGCGGGATGCAGCAGAGGGTCATGATCGCAATGGCCCTTTCGTGCAATCCCCACTTGATGATCGCCGACGAGCCCACGACGGCCTTGGATGTGACCATTCAGGCGCAGATTCTGGCCCTCATCAACACCCTCAAAGAACAGATCGGCATGTCTGTCATACTGATCACTCACGACTTGGGGATCGTGGCCGAAACGGCGCAGCACGTGGCGGTCATGTATGCGGGGAACGTGGTTGAGTACTGTGACGTCGTCTCCCTTTTCGAAGACCCATTGCACCCGTATACACGCGGTCTGCTGAACTCTATTCCCATGTCCACAAAGGGGCAGGGGCGCAAACAGAAACTCAGGGCGATTCCCGGTGTTGTACCGAACCTGCTGGAATTGCCGACCGGATGCAGGTTTCAGGATCGTTGCCTCTTGCGTTCAAGGCAGTGTCTTGAAAGCGAGCCGGAATTGGTCGAACACAAACCAGGGCATCTTGTCAGATGTTGGAGGGCATCGGCCGATCGATGAAGGAACGGGAAGAAACCAGCCTGGTAGTCTTGAGGGACCTGAGAAAGCATTACCCGGTCCAGCACGGCCTTTTTTCGAGGACCCGGGCCGCGGTCAAGGCCGTCGACGGGGTCTCCCTTTCAATAATGAGAGGCGAAACACTGGGGCTCGTCGGTGAAAGCGGATGCGGCAAATCCACCCTGGGGAGACTCATTCTGAGGTTTGAAGAACCTACAACAGGGAGTATCTACTTTGAAGGCCGGAACATCCTGGAGTTCGGCAGGAAGCAGATGAGGCATCTCAGGCGGGAAATGCAGATCATCTTTCAAGACCCCTTTTCATCCCTTGATCCGAGAAAGAAAGTCTCCAGTATACTGGCGGAGCCCTTCATTGTCCACAAGCTGGTCGCCAACAAAAGGGAGAGACAAGAGAAGGTTCTGAAACTGATGGAACTGGTGGGGCTGAGACCGGACCAGTCGAACCGCTATCCCCAGGAGTTCAGCGGCGGCCAGAGGCAGAGAATCGGAATAGCAAGGGCCCTGGCCCTGAATCCCAAACTGATAATCGCCGATGAACCCATCTCCTCACTCGATCTTTCTATCCAAGCACAAGTCGTCAATCTGCTTGTGGATCTTCAGTTGAGGCTCGGGCTGACATATCTCTTTATCTCCCATGACCTGAGAGTGGTCCACCACGTAAGCGACAGGGTTGCGGTGATGTACCTCGGCAAGATCGTTGAATTGGCCGATGGAGAGACCCTGTACAACGATCCTGTCCATCCATATTCGGAAGCACTCGTGGGATCCGCTCCTATTCCCAACCCGAAAGTGAAAAGGAAAAAGATCCTTCTTGAAGGAGACGTTCCGAGCCCGATCAACCCGCCTTCGGGATGCCGTTTCCACACGAGATGCCCCATACGAAAGGATCTCTGCTCAAGAGAGGACCCCCCCCTCGAACCGAGGGCAAACGGATCCATTGTGGCTTGCCATTTCAGATGACTTCACTGGGGCGTGCCTAGGGAATGTCCCCAAGAAAATTGTTGACAAGAGAGTCCGCCCAGTATATGATATGGGTGT
This window contains:
- a CDS encoding ABC transporter ATP-binding protein, encoding MAELLRISELKTYFFTDKGVIRAVDGASLSLDKGDTLGIVGESGCGKSVTALSVLRLIPKPGRQVGGTIVFEGEDLAKLDELEMRRIRGNKISMIFQEPMASLNPVIKVGDQVAEVIQLHQHLSKRDALEKTVQMFRLVGIPAPEARLKNYPHQMSGGMQQRVMIAMALSCNPHLMIADEPTTALDVTIQAQILALINTLKEQIGMSVILITHDLGIVAETAQHVAVMYAGNVVEYCDVVSLFEDPLHPYTRGLLNSIPMSTKGQGRKQKLRAIPGVVPNLLELPTGCRFQDRCLLRSRQCLESEPELVEHKPGHLVRCWRASADR
- a CDS encoding dipeptide ABC transporter ATP-binding protein; protein product: MKEREETSLVVLRDLRKHYPVQHGLFSRTRAAVKAVDGVSLSIMRGETLGLVGESGCGKSTLGRLILRFEEPTTGSIYFEGRNILEFGRKQMRHLRREMQIIFQDPFSSLDPRKKVSSILAEPFIVHKLVANKRERQEKVLKLMELVGLRPDQSNRYPQEFSGGQRQRIGIARALALNPKLIIADEPISSLDLSIQAQVVNLLVDLQLRLGLTYLFISHDLRVVHHVSDRVAVMYLGKIVELADGETLYNDPVHPYSEALVGSAPIPNPKVKRKKILLEGDVPSPINPPSGCRFHTRCPIRKDLCSREDPPLEPRANGSIVACHFR